The Cellulophaga sp. L1A9 genome window below encodes:
- a CDS encoding lysophospholipid acyltransferase family protein, producing MQLLVFILVYPILWLISILPYKPFYWLSDFVFFLVYTIFGYRKKVVYSNLKLVFPEKDEKELLQIQRKFYSHLIDTFMEMIKTMALSKADVKKRYDIVNLDVLKEIGKTKSVLIVCAHYANWEWNVSINNYVDFKGYAVYQKVANKYFDHWIRKVRARWNTELITQEETVKTVVRNVRDGVSSAYGMVSDQSPQAHRAPYWTEFMGIKVPVFSGAETMARKMDLAVVFLKVSKVKRGYYKAEFIPITTAGKSTEEHEITDKFLRLTEQQIRERPEHYLWTHRRWKHRDKADQH from the coding sequence ATGCAGTTATTAGTATTTATTTTAGTTTACCCTATTCTTTGGTTAATTTCAATATTACCCTATAAACCTTTTTATTGGCTCTCCGATTTTGTGTTTTTTCTAGTATATACCATCTTCGGGTACCGTAAAAAAGTGGTGTATTCAAACCTTAAACTTGTTTTTCCTGAAAAGGACGAAAAGGAACTCTTACAGATTCAACGTAAATTTTATAGCCATTTGATTGATACGTTCATGGAAATGATCAAGACGATGGCATTATCTAAGGCCGATGTAAAAAAAAGATATGATATTGTAAATTTAGATGTCTTGAAGGAGATAGGAAAAACTAAAAGCGTCTTAATTGTATGTGCACATTATGCCAATTGGGAATGGAATGTAAGCATCAATAATTATGTAGACTTTAAGGGTTATGCTGTATACCAAAAAGTGGCTAATAAATACTTTGATCATTGGATCAGGAAAGTAAGAGCTCGTTGGAATACCGAATTAATCACTCAAGAGGAAACGGTAAAAACTGTGGTGAGAAATGTGCGCGATGGCGTTAGCAGTGCGTACGGAATGGTTAGTGATCAATCTCCTCAGGCGCACCGAGCACCTTATTGGACAGAATTTATGGGGATTAAAGTTCCTGTGTTTAGCGGTGCGGAAACCATGGCACGTAAAATGGATTTAGCTGTAGTCTTTTTAAAAGTATCTAAAGTAAAAAGGGGGTATTATAAGGCAGAATTTATCCCGATTACCACAGCAGGGAAATCTACAGAGGAACATGAGATTACGGATAAGTTTCTTCGTTTAACAGAACAACAAATAAGAGAACGGCCAGAACATTATTTATGGACACACCGTCGTTGGAAACACAGAGATAAAGCAGATCAGCATTAA
- a CDS encoding rhomboid family intramembrane serine protease, with amino-acid sequence MDNIDLVTVGIIAINVLVSIKGFNDTRFFDRYKFSVGAIKSGQKERMLTSGFLHVDFSHLFFNLFTLYFFAPVVIQWLGAVKFVIIYIISLLAGSLLSMVFHKNEDYYTAVGASGAVTGVLYAAILLQPTMQLGIMFIPIPIPAYVFGIGYLLYSIYGMKSRLGNIGHTAHFGGAIGGYVTTLLFLPGLFEKDPLMVGLLAIPIIALFILQKLGKI; translated from the coding sequence ATGGATAATATTGATTTAGTTACTGTAGGCATTATTGCTATCAATGTATTAGTTTCTATTAAAGGTTTTAACGATACACGTTTTTTTGACCGGTATAAATTTAGCGTTGGAGCTATAAAATCTGGGCAAAAAGAGCGAATGTTGACCTCAGGTTTTTTACACGTAGATTTTTCACACCTATTTTTTAACTTGTTTACTTTATATTTTTTTGCTCCTGTCGTTATTCAATGGCTAGGTGCCGTAAAATTTGTTATTATTTATATCATTAGTTTGTTAGCAGGGAGTTTACTTTCCATGGTTTTTCACAAAAATGAAGATTACTACACAGCAGTAGGAGCAAGTGGTGCCGTTACAGGTGTTTTGTATGCTGCGATACTCCTACAACCAACGATGCAGTTAGGTATTATGTTTATCCCTATTCCTATACCCGCTTATGTGTTTGGAATTGGCTATCTCTTGTATTCTATTTACGGAATGAAAAGTAGGTTAGGAAATATTGGGCATACAGCACATTTTGGTGGTGCTATTGGCGGTTATGTTACCACATTACTATTCTTACCTGGTTTATTCGAAAAGGATCCACTAATGGTAGGTTTATTAGCCATTCCTATTATCGCATTATTCATCCTTCAAAAATTAGGTAAAATTTAA
- a CDS encoding TlpA disulfide reductase family protein produces the protein MKKIILGLFTTALLVSCNSNPDGFSIEAKVSGDIENGTKVFLKKINEVNQPVDVDTTTVENGKFVFTGKVDSLDLQYIFIDKLQGNIPVMIEKGTIDVTFQKDSLGFAKVEGTEQNELFGKFLDNSRSFSKRAMSMRSDFEKARASGDVATQEALQAESMEMQEQAKNFELTYIKENPNAYVSVLILERVLMSKGLSEEEVSKIYDAFTPEMKATATAKRIEKQLASTKSTAIGSKAPDFSAPTPDGKQLALKDALGKVTIVDFWAGWCRPCRAENPNLVRVYNKYKDSGLSILGVSLDKTKEEWTGAIAADSLTWNHVSNIQYFDEIAKLYNVRAIPAMFILDENGVIIAKDLRGPELESKIAELMGNI, from the coding sequence ATGAAAAAAATAATATTAGGATTATTTACCACTGCTCTATTAGTATCTTGTAATAGTAATCCTGACGGATTTTCTATTGAAGCGAAGGTTAGCGGTGATATAGAAAACGGGACAAAAGTATTTCTTAAAAAAATAAACGAAGTTAACCAACCAGTAGATGTAGATACTACTACCGTTGAGAATGGCAAGTTTGTTTTTACAGGTAAAGTAGATTCTTTAGACCTACAGTATATTTTTATTGATAAACTTCAAGGAAATATTCCAGTAATGATAGAGAAAGGAACAATTGATGTTACGTTCCAAAAAGACAGTTTAGGCTTTGCTAAAGTTGAAGGAACAGAGCAAAATGAATTATTTGGTAAGTTTTTAGATAATAGTAGGTCTTTTTCTAAGCGTGCTATGTCTATGCGTAGTGATTTTGAAAAAGCAAGAGCTTCAGGAGATGTTGCTACACAGGAAGCTTTACAGGCAGAAAGCATGGAAATGCAAGAACAAGCAAAGAATTTTGAGCTTACGTATATTAAAGAGAATCCAAATGCATATGTCTCTGTTTTAATTTTAGAACGAGTTTTAATGAGTAAAGGCTTGTCTGAAGAGGAAGTAAGTAAGATTTATGACGCATTTACTCCTGAAATGAAAGCAACAGCAACTGCCAAAAGAATTGAAAAGCAGTTAGCGAGTACAAAAAGTACAGCAATAGGATCTAAAGCTCCAGATTTTTCTGCTCCTACTCCTGATGGAAAACAATTAGCTTTAAAAGATGCTTTAGGAAAAGTTACAATTGTTGATTTTTGGGCTGGATGGTGCAGACCATGTAGAGCTGAAAACCCTAATTTAGTGCGTGTTTATAATAAATATAAAGATAGCGGACTGAGTATTTTAGGAGTTTCTTTAGATAAAACTAAAGAAGAATGGACGGGTGCTATTGCTGCGGATAGCTTAACATGGAACCATGTTTCTAACATACAGTATTTTGATGAAATTGCTAAATTATATAATGTAAGAGCTATTCCTGCAATGTTCATTTTAGATGAAAATGGCGTAATTATAGCAAAAGACTTAAGAGGTCCAGAATTAGAAAGTAAGATTGCAGAACTTATGGGAAACATCTAA